In uncultured Bacteroides sp., the following proteins share a genomic window:
- a CDS encoding RagB/SusD family nutrient uptake outer membrane protein, with translation MKKILYSICVFSFAIFFSGCDSFFNPDSDDVLQEKNYVGDYTELYSGFMGIAGAVQTVADKGMFLEGLRGDLFEPTNNASREVWDVYNYSDDLKGNTLADPKGYYNVILNCNDYIKHVFAYRKVNPTVLTSETYDGLIGGALRYKAWAYLMLAKIYGEAIYLDDPLTSYQDLSKYPTLGFDAIIEKCRSLIVDGVDGVNGKGVIRWSTELFPGQADSPTNLQWNRICPTPECLLAEIYLYQNKYQEAHDNCVSLIRQGGEEASYQLNLSEYNGEWKLFGRQFCRMEHITVAFFDYSLNQTNHVIDYLSNTTPNSYILRPTAAAMNRFNSQITSGGLLGDQYRGNGSTFKQVNNEWVMEKFLSGNETSSTIYRNDVQISLYRAAQIHLFLVESLIGLGRFQEALAFLNDGVGSYYNATDGKFLPPFEEYPTSLYVTSSASNKANRGIRGRVDLSRVGESVLKTPNADINKDKMMLDSLVVEETSLEMAGEASAYYTMIRMAKRWGDDTRKVWADKVVSKYPNGGSTIKTKLESNIDNWFIKYSLK, from the coding sequence ATGAAAAAAATATTATATTCAATTTGTGTTTTTTCTTTTGCCATCTTTTTTTCAGGATGCGATAGCTTCTTTAATCCTGATTCAGATGATGTGCTTCAGGAAAAAAATTATGTTGGTGACTATACAGAACTTTATTCCGGATTTATGGGAATTGCCGGAGCAGTACAAACTGTGGCAGACAAGGGGATGTTCCTTGAAGGGTTACGGGGTGATTTATTTGAACCTACCAATAATGCATCTCGTGAAGTTTGGGATGTATACAATTATTCAGATGATTTAAAAGGTAATACATTGGCTGACCCAAAAGGTTATTATAATGTTATTTTAAACTGTAATGATTATATTAAACATGTATTTGCATATAGAAAAGTAAATCCTACAGTACTTACATCTGAAACTTATGATGGCTTGATAGGAGGTGCTCTTCGTTACAAAGCCTGGGCTTATCTTATGTTGGCTAAGATTTATGGTGAAGCTATTTATTTAGATGATCCATTAACATCATATCAGGATTTATCTAAGTACCCAACTTTGGGCTTTGATGCTATTATTGAAAAATGTCGTTCATTAATAGTTGATGGTGTAGATGGAGTTAATGGCAAAGGTGTTATTCGATGGTCTACCGAACTTTTCCCTGGTCAGGCAGATTCACCTACAAATTTGCAGTGGAATCGTATTTGTCCTACTCCGGAGTGTTTACTTGCTGAAATCTATTTATATCAAAATAAATATCAAGAAGCACATGATAACTGTGTGAGCTTAATCCGTCAGGGTGGAGAAGAAGCCAGTTACCAATTAAATCTGAGTGAATATAACGGAGAATGGAAATTGTTTGGTAGACAATTCTGTCGTATGGAACATATAACAGTTGCTTTTTTTGATTATAGTTTAAATCAAACGAACCATGTAATTGATTATTTGTCTAACACCACACCTAATTCATATATTCTAAGACCTACAGCTGCTGCAATGAACAGATTTAATTCACAAATCACCTCGGGTGGTTTATTAGGAGATCAGTATAGGGGTAATGGATCAACATTTAAGCAGGTAAATAATGAGTGGGTAATGGAAAAATTTCTTTCCGGAAACGAAACTTCAAGTACTATCTATCGTAATGATGTACAGATAAGCTTATACCGTGCAGCCCAAATTCATCTTTTCTTAGTTGAGTCTTTAATTGGTCTTGGACGTTTTCAAGAGGCTTTGGCCTTCTTGAATGATGGAGTTGGTTCTTATTATAATGCCACTGATGGTAAATTCTTACCTCCATTTGAAGAGTATCCAACATCTCTTTATGTAACTTCTTCGGCTAGTAACAAAGCTAATCGTGGAATTCGAGGTAGAGTAGACTTGAGTAGGGTTGGTGAGTCTGTTCTTAAAACACCAAATGCAGACATTAATAAAGATAAAATGATGCTTGACTCTCTTGTCGTGGAAGAAACATCATTGGAAATGGCTGGTGAAGCTTCTGCATATTATACAATGATTCGTATGGCGAAACGTTGGGGAGACGATACACGTAAGGTTTGGGCTGATAAAGTTGTATCCAAATATCCAAATGGAGGAAGTACGATAAAAACAAAATTGGAATCAAATATTGATAACTGGTTTATTAAATATAGTCTGAAATAG
- a CDS encoding leucine-rich repeat domain-containing protein codes for MKKKFTLVLLAVMICTLPLCGQVSKTINITSAGTLNTLLTSDELNTVTNLTLTGQIDQRDFITMRDKMAVLTNIDMKGVNILAYSNYAANEIPIDAFYTLYAESRFKSIILPETLTSIGELAFCFCQKITSIKLPVTLTTIGNHAFSGCTGLTNIILPSALTTIGDEAFNGCNFNTFKIEAIIPPSIGRYTLNGIPIVYVPKGSRDSYKAANYWKDVFIIESEGSAQVGKSINVTTAGTLHTLLSQNELKTITDLTLTGQIDQRDFVTMRDSMPVLTNVDMKSIYVMAYSNFAANEIPEHAFNVLYNSSYFGKKSLTSIILPDAITAIENSAFEDCSNLKNINLPAKLTSIGDKAYYGCKVGSCIIEAKTPPIIQSESLGSIQTFYVPKGSGEIYRTADYWKIKTIVEDEGTALHLNIYTPGTLSAEIESAGYTANEINFLVLEGQLNVSDLSFIKSHMQGLITIDLSETNVTSMPVSTFTDKRNLLSIILPKTLKAVEANTFKGCTGLTNMKLPETLNYIENSAFEGCASLTNINFPATVNYIGNNAFKDCSSLTDLKLPDSLVSIGESTFSNCSSLKSVEVKKRLSSIGNNAFSYCISLANIEFPETLTKIGNEAFSNCINLANINFSVGLTDIGHFAFSGCNSLTSIELPEGLKMTGYASFYKCSNLRDVKLPETLNYIESGTFLYCSCLTNINIPEALISIQDNALSRTSITTINLPETLTSLYSEAFSYCTKLTKINFPSSLNGIGRYLFAGCSNLSEISTLRSNPIDLTAFLDYGAHIFSGVNKNTCKLIVPKGSVDAYKAAPIWKEFKNIIEFDATNINTASSSPTKAWTANGMIYISSEKLMNTVELFTLSGRAQSKIHVGESTCQIEMNNEKMAIIKVTYLDGLSETIKVVNNK; via the coding sequence ATGAAAAAAAAGTTTACATTAGTTTTATTAGCAGTAATGATCTGCACCCTGCCTCTTTGTGGTCAGGTGAGTAAAACCATAAATATTACCTCTGCGGGTACGCTTAATACACTGCTTACTTCTGATGAATTAAATACAGTGACCAATTTAACTCTCACCGGACAAATTGACCAAAGAGATTTTATAACGATGAGAGATAAGATGGCCGTTCTGACAAATATTGATATGAAAGGTGTTAATATTTTAGCTTATAGTAATTATGCGGCAAATGAGATACCAATAGATGCTTTTTATACACTATATGCAGAAAGTAGATTCAAATCAATTATTCTTCCAGAAACGCTAACCAGTATAGGAGAGCTGGCTTTTTGTTTTTGCCAAAAAATAACAAGTATCAAACTTCCGGTAACACTTACTACTATCGGAAACCATGCATTTAGTGGCTGTACAGGGTTAACAAACATTATTCTTCCATCAGCACTCACAACTATAGGCGACGAAGCGTTTAACGGATGCAACTTTAATACTTTTAAAATTGAAGCAATAATTCCTCCGAGCATCGGGAGATACACTTTAAACGGAATTCCAATTGTATATGTGCCTAAAGGATCAAGAGATAGCTATAAGGCAGCTAATTATTGGAAAGATGTATTTATAATTGAAAGTGAAGGGAGTGCTCAAGTCGGTAAATCGATAAATGTTACAACAGCCGGAACACTTCACACATTGCTCTCTCAGAATGAGCTAAAAACTATTACCGACTTGACTCTTACCGGGCAAATAGATCAAAGGGATTTTGTTACTATGAGAGATAGTATGCCTGTTTTGACAAATGTTGATATGAAGAGTATTTATGTTATGGCATATAGTAATTTTGCTGCAAATGAGATTCCAGAACATGCTTTTAATGTACTTTACAATTCCTCATATTTCGGAAAAAAATCCTTAACATCGATTATCCTTCCCGATGCTATAACAGCTATTGAAAATTCGGCATTTGAAGATTGTTCTAACTTAAAAAACATCAATCTTCCAGCAAAACTAACATCCATTGGAGACAAGGCTTATTACGGCTGTAAAGTAGGTTCTTGCATCATCGAAGCAAAAACGCCTCCGATCATTCAATCGGAATCCTTAGGTAGTATCCAGACTTTTTATGTACCTAAAGGATCTGGAGAAATTTACAGAACAGCCGATTACTGGAAAATCAAAACAATAGTTGAAGATGAAGGAACAGCCCTACACTTAAATATTTATACTCCAGGAACATTATCAGCAGAAATAGAATCTGCAGGCTATACGGCAAATGAAATTAACTTTCTAGTTTTAGAGGGACAACTAAATGTTTCCGACCTTTCATTTATAAAATCTCATATGCAAGGGTTAATTACAATCGATCTCAGCGAAACAAATGTAACTTCTATGCCTGTCAGTACATTTACTGATAAAAGAAACCTTTTAAGCATTATACTTCCAAAAACGCTCAAAGCAGTAGAAGCAAATACATTTAAAGGTTGTACCGGTTTAACAAACATGAAACTTCCAGAAACATTGAATTATATAGAAAACAGCGCATTTGAAGGTTGTGCCAGCCTTACAAACATCAACTTTCCTGCAACCGTGAATTACATTGGAAACAATGCATTCAAGGATTGTAGCAGTTTAACAGACTTAAAGCTTCCTGATTCACTTGTTTCCATTGGAGAAAGTACATTTAGCAATTGTTCTAGTTTAAAAAGTGTTGAAGTCAAAAAAAGACTGTCTAGCATCGGAAATAATGCGTTTAGTTACTGCATCAGTTTGGCTAATATTGAATTTCCTGAGACATTAACTAAGATCGGAAATGAAGCTTTTTCAAATTGTATAAACTTAGCCAACATAAACTTTTCAGTGGGATTAACAGATATCGGACACTTTGCGTTTTCAGGTTGTAACAGTTTAACAAGCATAGAACTTCCTGAAGGACTTAAGATGACAGGATATGCCTCATTCTATAAGTGTTCTAATCTGAGAGATGTAAAATTACCAGAAACATTAAATTATATAGAGAGTGGCACATTTCTTTATTGTTCTTGTTTGACTAACATAAACATTCCTGAAGCATTAATTTCTATTCAAGATAATGCATTAAGTCGTACCAGCATAACAACTATTAATCTCCCGGAAACATTAACATCATTATATAGCGAAGCATTTAGTTATTGCACGAAACTGACAAAAATAAATTTTCCATCCAGTCTTAATGGAATAGGACGTTATTTATTTGCGGGATGCAGTAATTTATCAGAGATAAGCACACTAAGATCAAATCCAATAGACCTTACAGCTTTTCTTGACTATGGCGCACATATTTTTAGCGGTGTAAATAAAAACACCTGCAAACTAATAGTTCCCAAAGGCTCTGTTGATGCATACAAAGCAGCGCCTATATGGAAAGAATTTAAAAACATAATTGAGTTTGATGCAACAAATATAAACACGGCGTCATCCTCTCCTACCAAAGCATGGACTGCAAATGGAATGATTTATATCTCAAGTGAGAAACTTATGAATACCGTTGAATTATTCACTTTATCCGGAAGGGCTCAATCGAAGATTCATGTCGGGGAATCTACTTGCCAGATAGAGATGAATAATGAAAAGATGGCTATCATCAAAGTTACATACCTTGATGGTTTATCAGAAACCATTAAGGTAGTAAACAACAAATAG
- a CDS encoding outer membrane beta-barrel protein, translating to MKYISIFVILFCLTITANAQSNYIKGYIITNNNDTIRGLIDFRTDKINSSICKFKLSEEADEQMFHPDDILGYMLINEVKYYVSRTITLDNKKEKVFLEYLVQGIKDLYYYPKDLGYYFFEDENGKMISVTKEADKIVDNKYKTDNKYKGILSYIFRDCNSVTKNIEKSTFERSTMIELTKKYHQQMCAPGQECIVFENDYKKSFLKFDFAFYGGLQIMDFKFRDSEPAEFNPNKYLSPVIGGEACISSPRLMKSLSMVLDASLSKIEGEKDLFKENSDFESHYQKYQFDGLISTFGLELKYTYPEGLFRPTAEAGICYSLFLNSSNSFYNETRLVGRLEKETKENHFLLPNSFTGYKFGVGFDYQLNKKHAIFCRINYNKMLDTAANINVVQARLGYSF from the coding sequence ATGAAATATATATCAATCTTCGTTATTTTATTCTGTCTGACAATAACAGCGAATGCACAAAGCAACTATATAAAGGGCTATATTATTACAAACAACAATGATACTATCAGAGGTCTTATTGATTTTAGAACAGATAAAATAAACTCAAGTATCTGCAAATTCAAATTATCAGAAGAAGCAGATGAACAAATGTTTCATCCTGATGATATTTTAGGTTACATGTTAATTAATGAAGTTAAGTATTATGTATCCCGAACAATTACTCTGGATAATAAAAAAGAAAAAGTGTTTCTTGAATATTTGGTTCAGGGTATAAAAGACCTCTACTATTATCCGAAAGACCTTGGATATTATTTCTTTGAGGATGAAAATGGGAAAATGATATCTGTCACAAAAGAAGCAGATAAAATAGTAGACAACAAGTATAAGACTGATAACAAATACAAAGGTATTTTGAGTTACATATTCAGAGACTGTAATTCAGTAACCAAGAATATTGAGAAATCAACATTTGAACGTAGTACCATGATTGAGCTAACAAAAAAATATCACCAACAGATGTGCGCTCCCGGACAAGAATGTATTGTGTTTGAGAATGATTATAAAAAAAGTTTTCTGAAATTTGATTTTGCATTTTATGGTGGCTTACAGATAATGGATTTTAAATTCAGAGACTCAGAACCGGCCGAATTTAATCCGAACAAATATTTGTCGCCTGTAATTGGAGGAGAAGCCTGCATCAGTAGTCCCCGACTTATGAAATCCCTCAGTATGGTTCTTGATGCCTCTTTGTCTAAAATAGAAGGGGAAAAAGACTTATTTAAAGAAAACAGTGATTTTGAGAGTCATTACCAGAAATATCAGTTTGATGGTTTAATATCTACTTTTGGATTGGAGTTAAAATACACTTATCCTGAAGGATTATTTCGTCCAACAGCTGAAGCGGGAATATGCTATTCATTATTTCTTAATTCATCTAATTCATTCTATAACGAAACAAGACTTGTGGGAAGACTGGAAAAAGAGACAAAAGAAAATCATTTTTTGCTGCCAAACAGTTTTACCGGATATAAATTCGGTGTAGGATTCGATTATCAACTAAATAAGAAGCACGCAATATTTTGCCGTATTAATTATAATAAGATGCTTGATACTGCTGCCAATATTAATGTAGTACAGGCAAGACTTGGATATTCTTTTTAA
- a CDS encoding carboxypeptidase regulatory-like domain-containing protein, giving the protein MRYLYLFIIEALILVSFNSCILNEAAEPVTISGTITNSSGIGLPQVTIEVDASSEKINTLTGTDGTYSITVPTGGTAVITLSKEGYTTRTKHIAFGMGDHKIFNLKMNTLVQDSYFKVDISEASVKKMKGEVYASITTNIDFDFDCKEDWIKCTKSKNGITINYDTNYSFEERSATVTLTSEYGNIHTIKITQEAGPPFELKNYIGKDNKSDFSTSVPFITLSNDAKLTSVSSSYEGLDLTAEYSADKRTIYFPNIKVPAFTPVTMSYTVESPTKEKLDGQFELKAFINSTSTTSNIAQKVLFTKDNKYCWVYTYVSGSSTLIQYSSSDLSVSGNIPWNQSTYSTVSYNRYNNCLYISKKNESNIDVYDATTGQYIKELDLSSSLNGNSISDIEFADNGFGLTFVNNLLYYIDSADNNKCGVFSNNPSLYDPSNPNKLIVKTIATCDKGKTFVLTDKSAEINNVFTIDAYSKSMTSYYNLRDYYYATSNSYPGVLLGSSKDVTYIDFSTGLKRDVISNYTGNRGSILLNGDQYPTVLTSVLSTISIENGQQKKFELNKNGATSVSNIYSSNNGETLVIVYSNKIYLFSTEIFTKNSNKLK; this is encoded by the coding sequence ATGCGTTACCTTTATCTTTTTATCATAGAAGCACTTATTTTAGTCTCTTTTAATTCATGTATTCTTAATGAAGCTGCCGAACCAGTGACTATTTCCGGAACAATTACCAACTCTTCAGGAATCGGGTTACCTCAAGTTACAATAGAAGTAGATGCATCCTCAGAGAAAATAAACACACTTACCGGAACAGATGGAACATATAGTATAACCGTACCTACCGGAGGAACAGCAGTTATAACTTTATCAAAAGAAGGATATACCACTCGTACAAAGCACATAGCTTTTGGTATGGGTGATCATAAGATTTTTAATTTAAAAATGAATACACTTGTTCAAGATTCATATTTCAAAGTAGACATATCAGAAGCATCAGTCAAGAAAATGAAAGGAGAAGTATATGCCTCAATCACAACTAATATTGATTTTGATTTTGATTGTAAAGAGGACTGGATAAAATGTACAAAATCAAAAAATGGCATTACAATTAATTATGATACGAATTATTCTTTTGAAGAACGTTCTGCTACCGTCACACTGACATCAGAGTATGGAAATATACATACTATTAAAATTACCCAGGAGGCTGGTCCTCCTTTTGAACTTAAAAATTATATCGGCAAAGATAACAAGTCTGATTTCTCTACTAGCGTTCCGTTTATTACATTAAGTAATGATGCAAAACTTACATCAGTGAGTTCATCTTACGAAGGGTTGGATTTAACTGCTGAGTATTCTGCAGATAAGAGAACAATCTATTTTCCAAATATTAAAGTTCCGGCTTTTACTCCTGTTACTATGTCATATACAGTTGAATCGCCCACTAAAGAAAAACTGGATGGCCAGTTTGAACTTAAAGCTTTTATAAACAGTACCAGCACAACAAGTAATATTGCACAAAAAGTTCTTTTTACAAAAGACAATAAATATTGTTGGGTATACACATATGTTTCCGGAAGCTCTACTTTAATTCAATATTCATCGAGTGATCTTTCTGTTTCCGGAAACATTCCATGGAACCAAAGCACGTACAGCACTGTATCATATAACAGATATAATAATTGCCTGTACATTTCCAAGAAGAACGAAAGCAACATAGATGTATATGATGCTACAACCGGTCAATATATTAAAGAACTTGATCTATCTTCTTCCTTAAATGGAAATTCTATTTCCGATATTGAATTTGCAGATAATGGTTTTGGACTTACCTTTGTTAATAATCTGTTATATTATATAGATTCAGCAGATAATAATAAGTGTGGGGTGTTTTCAAATAATCCATCTCTATATGATCCTTCCAATCCTAATAAACTTATTGTCAAAACCATTGCAACCTGCGACAAAGGAAAAACGTTTGTTTTAACTGATAAAAGTGCTGAAATTAACAATGTATTTACTATTGATGCATATAGCAAAAGCATGACCAGCTATTACAATCTCAGGGATTATTATTACGCAACCAGTAATTCCTATCCGGGAGTTTTATTAGGCTCCTCAAAAGATGTTACATATATTGATTTCTCAACCGGTTTAAAACGCGATGTTATATCAAATTATACGGGTAACCGAGGGTCCATTCTTTTGAATGGAGACCAATATCCAACAGTACTTACATCTGTTTTGTCAACTATATCCATTGAAAACGGACAGCAAAAGAAATTTGAGCTGAATAAAAACGGAGCAACTTCCGTTTCTAACATTTACTCCTCAAATAATGGTGAAACACTCGTAATAGTTTATAGCAATAAAATATATCTTTTTAGTACGGAAATATTCACCAAGAACAGCAACAAGTTAAAATAA
- a CDS encoding glycoside hydrolase family 2 TIM barrel-domain containing protein, which translates to MGTLVQYLSGKGADDAVAWDFYCTDGRNSGKWSKIMVPSCWETQGFGQFQYGITFYGKPFPDGIAKEQGQYKHEFEVPSSWRGKSIRLVFEASMTDTEVKVNGRKAGEKHQGAFYRFSYDVTDMLKYGKKNLLEVTVSKESENAGVNLAERRADYWNFGGIFRPVFLEAKPAMNINRIALDAKADGSFKASCYLGNAASDNLSLKTVILDAAGKKVKETTSPVKEGGDWTTVALNVASPKLWSAETPNLYKAQFSLLDKDGVVIHQTEEKFGFRTIEVRESDGLYINGVRVNIRGVNRHSFRPETGRTLDRAKNYEDVRLIKEMNMNSVRLSHYPADPAFYEACDELGLYVMSELGGWHGHYETPTGIKLAEEMVTRDVNHPSIIWWSNGNEKGWNTELDGEFHKWDPQLRPVIHPQGNFSGFETMHYRSYGESQEYMRLPQIFMPTEFLHGLYDGGHGAGLYDYWEMMRKHPRCAGGFLWVLADEGVKRVDEDGRIDNQGNFACDGIVGPHHEKEGSFFTIKQIWCPVQVMNTKLDKSFDGIFQIENRYDFTNINECKFIWKQVAFPSASDANGATVLKQGEVKGTDIAPHAAGVLKTNMPAISDKTDAVFLTAIDKNGQELWRWSWKIEGKAQKEDSKSGKIASYKESDNAVTATVADKSYTFSKKDGQLKEVISNGKKISFANGPRFIGARRADRSLDQFYNHDDPDAKSLDRTYKEFTDAAVFDKLAVKEQGNDLVITASYKLGNMETAQWTVRPDGSLVLNYTYNFNGVVDLMGVRFDYPEDQMQSKRWLGNGPYRVWQNRLHGTTYDVWENKYNDPIPGESFTYPEFKGYFANCSWMNLTTTEGVISITNETPNVYIGVYQPRDGRDALLYTLPQSGISVLDVIPAVRNKVNATDLIGPSSQPKWVSGQKTGKLVFNFK; encoded by the coding sequence ATGGGTACTCTGGTTCAATACCTCTCAGGTAAAGGCGCCGATGATGCAGTAGCATGGGATTTTTATTGCACTGACGGTCGTAACTCTGGCAAATGGTCAAAAATTATGGTCCCTTCCTGCTGGGAAACACAGGGGTTCGGGCAGTTTCAATATGGTATAACTTTCTACGGCAAACCTTTTCCTGATGGAATAGCTAAAGAGCAGGGGCAATATAAACATGAGTTTGAAGTACCTTCATCATGGCGAGGAAAAAGTATTCGTCTGGTATTCGAGGCTTCCATGACTGATACTGAAGTTAAGGTGAACGGACGCAAGGCTGGTGAAAAACATCAGGGTGCGTTTTACCGTTTCTCTTACGACGTTACAGATATGTTGAAGTACGGAAAGAAGAACTTACTGGAAGTTACAGTAAGCAAAGAATCAGAAAATGCCGGAGTAAATCTGGCAGAGCGCAGAGCCGACTACTGGAATTTTGGTGGAATCTTCCGTCCGGTATTCCTGGAAGCAAAGCCTGCAATGAACATTAACCGGATTGCACTTGATGCTAAAGCTGATGGTTCTTTCAAAGCTTCTTGTTATTTGGGTAATGCAGCTTCGGATAATTTGAGTCTGAAAACAGTGATACTTGATGCTGCCGGTAAAAAAGTGAAAGAAACCACTTCTCCTGTAAAAGAGGGTGGCGACTGGACTACTGTCGCTTTAAATGTTGCTTCTCCTAAACTTTGGTCGGCTGAAACTCCTAATTTATATAAAGCTCAGTTCTCTTTACTTGATAAAGACGGTGTTGTTATTCATCAGACTGAAGAAAAGTTTGGTTTCAGAACTATTGAAGTTCGTGAGAGTGACGGACTTTATATCAATGGTGTAAGAGTAAACATCCGTGGAGTAAACCGTCATAGTTTCCGTCCGGAGACTGGTCGTACACTGGATCGTGCGAAGAACTACGAAGATGTACGCCTGATTAAAGAAATGAATATGAATTCCGTTCGTTTATCTCACTATCCTGCTGATCCTGCTTTCTATGAAGCTTGTGATGAACTGGGATTGTATGTAATGAGTGAACTTGGCGGATGGCACGGACATTACGAAACCCCAACAGGAATTAAGTTGGCAGAGGAAATGGTTACCAGAGATGTAAATCACCCTTCTATCATTTGGTGGAGTAATGGTAATGAAAAAGGCTGGAATACAGAACTGGATGGTGAGTTCCATAAATGGGATCCTCAGCTTCGTCCGGTGATTCATCCACAAGGAAACTTTAGTGGATTTGAAACTATGCACTACCGTTCTTATGGTGAGAGTCAGGAATATATGCGCTTGCCTCAGATCTTTATGCCTACAGAGTTTCTGCATGGTTTGTATGATGGCGGACATGGTGCCGGATTGTATGATTACTGGGAAATGATGCGTAAACATCCTCGTTGTGCAGGTGGCTTTTTATGGGTATTGGCCGATGAAGGAGTGAAACGTGTGGATGAAGACGGACGTATTGATAATCAGGGTAATTTTGCTTGCGATGGTATTGTTGGCCCTCATCATGAAAAAGAGGGAAGTTTCTTTACTATCAAACAAATATGGTGCCCGGTTCAGGTGATGAATACTAAGCTTGATAAGAGCTTTGACGGAATTTTCCAGATTGAAAACAGATATGACTTTACAAATATAAATGAATGCAAATTTATTTGGAAACAGGTTGCTTTCCCTTCTGCATCTGATGCAAATGGGGCAACAGTATTGAAACAAGGCGAAGTGAAAGGGACAGATATTGCTCCTCATGCAGCCGGTGTACTTAAAACAAATATGCCTGCTATAAGTGATAAAACTGATGCTGTGTTCTTAACTGCTATTGATAAAAATGGTCAGGAATTGTGGCGCTGGAGCTGGAAGATTGAAGGCAAGGCTCAAAAAGAAGATTCAAAATCCGGTAAAATAGCTTCTTATAAAGAAAGTGATAATGCTGTAACTGCTACTGTAGCTGATAAAAGCTATACTTTCAGCAAGAAAGATGGTCAATTGAAAGAAGTAATTAGCAACGGAAAGAAGATTTCATTTGCTAACGGTCCAAGATTTATCGGTGCTCGTCGTGCAGATCGTTCATTAGATCAATTCTATAATCATGATGATCCTGATGCAAAGAGCTTGGACAGAACTTACAAAGAATTTACTGATGCTGCTGTATTTGATAAGTTAGCAGTAAAAGAGCAAGGCAATGATTTAGTTATCACAGCTTCTTATAAACTTGGAAATATGGAAACTGCTCAGTGGACAGTAAGACCTGACGGTTCACTTGTATTGAACTATACATATAATTTTAATGGCGTTGTAGATCTTATGGGAGTAAGATTTGATTATCCTGAAGATCAGATGCAAAGCAAACGCTGGTTGGGTAATGGTCCTTACCGTGTATGGCAGAACCGTTTGCACGGAACAACTTACGATGTATGGGAAAACAAATACAACGATCCTATCCCTGGTGAATCATTTACTTATCCTGAGTTTAAAGGATACTTCGCAAATTGTTCATGGATGAATCTTACAACAACTGAAGGAGTAATTTCAATTACAAATGAAACTCCAAATGTTTATATCGGTGTTTATCAGCCAAGAGACGGACGCGATGCTTTACTTTATACGTTGCCTCAAAGCGGTATCTCTGTCTTGGATGTGATTCCTGCAGTAAGAAACAAAGTGAATGCAACAGATTTGATTGGTCCTTCTTCACAACCTAAATGGGTGAGCGGACAAAAAACAGGTAAATTGGTATTCAACTTCAAATAA